TCCTCGACAGGCTCGGCGTCGAGAACACCGTTGAGAACTACTACAAGCCCTGGGTGGCCGAGTTCAACGGAAAGAAGATCTACCTCTTCCCGCGCGACCACGCGCTGAGCGACCGCGTTGGCTTCACCTACGCGGGTATGAACCAGTACCAGGCGGTTGATGACTTCGTGAACGAGCTCCTCAAGATACAGAAGGAAAACTACGACGGTTCGCTGGTCTACGTGGTCACCCTCGACGGCGAGAACCCGTGGGAGCACTACCCCTACGACGGCAAGATCTTCCTGACGGAACTCTACAAGAAGCTGACCGAACTCCAGGAGCAGGGGCTGATAAGAACCCTCACGCCGAGCGAGTACATTCAGCTCTACGGGGACCAGGCCAACAAGCTCACCCCCAAGATGATGGAGCGCCTCGACCTCACGGGCGACAACGTCCAGGCCCTCCTCAAAGCCCAGAGCCTCGGCGACCTCTACGACATGGTCGGCGTCAAGGAGGAGATGCAGTGGCCCGAGAGCAGCTGGATAGACGGAACGCTCTCCACCTGGATAGGCGAGCCTCAAGAGAACTACGGCTGGTACTGGCTCTACCTGGCGAGGAAGACCCTGATGGAGAAGAAGGACGAGATGAGCCAGGAGGACTGGGAGAAGGCCCACGAGTACCTGCTCCGCGCCGAGGCGAGCGACTGGTTCTGGTGGTACGGGAGCGACCAGAACAGCGGGCAGGACTTCACCTTCGACCGCTACCTCAAGACCTACCTCTACGAGATGTACAGGCTCGCTGGAGTCGAGCCGCCGAGCTACCTCTTCGGCAACTACTTCCCGGACGGGGAGCCCTACGTCACCAGAGCCCTCGACGGTCTCAAGGAGGGGGAGATGAAGAATTACTCCAGCATGTCGCCGCTGGCGGAGGGCGTTAGCGTCTACTTCGACGGCGAGGGGCTTCACTTCATCGTCAGGGGTAACCTGAGCCAGTTCGAGGTCAGCATCTGGGAAAAAGACGAGCGCGTCGGGAACACCTTCACCCTCCTCCAGGGGAGGCCGGGCGAGCTCAGGTACTCCATGTTCCCGTTCTCAGCGGACAGCGTCGGGCTGATGATAACCAAGCACCTCGTCTACCACGATGGGAAGGCCGAGGTGTACAAGGCCACCGACTACGAGAACAGCGAAAAGCTCGGTGAGGCGACGGTCAGGGAGACGAGTGAGGGAATAGAGGTTGTTGTGCCCTTCGAGTACATAGAGAACCCTGCCGATTTCTACTTCGCCGTCTCGACCGTGAAGGACGGCAGGCTGGAGGTCATAAGCACCCCCGTCGAGCTGAAGCTCCCGACCGAAGTAAAGGGAGTCGTCATAGCCGACATAGCCGACCCCGAGGGGGACGACCACGGACCGGGAACCTACACCTACCCGACCAACGACGTCTTTAAGCCGGGCGTGTTTGACCTCCTCCGCTTCAGAATGCTTGAGCAGACCGACAGCTACGTGATGGAGTTCTACTTCAAGGACCTCGGTGGCAACCCGTGGAACGCTCCCAACGGCTTCAGCCTCCAGATAATCGAGGTCTACCTCGACTTCAAGGACGGCGGCAACAGCACGGCGATAAAGATGTTCCCGGACGGGCCCGGGGCCAACGTGAACCTCGACCCGGACCACCCGTGGGACGTCGCCTTCAGGATTGCCGGCTGGGACTACGGAAACCTGATAGTCCTTCCGAACGGAACCGCCTACCAGGGAGAGATGCAAATCTCGGCAGACCCGGTAAAGAACGCGGTGATAGTGAAAGTCCCGAAGAAGTACATAGCGATAAACGAGGACTACGGCCTCTGGGGAGCCGTCCTAACCGGGAGCCAGGACGGTTACGGGCCGGACAAGTGGAGACCGGTAGCGGTTGAGGCCGAGGAGTGGAAAGTCGGTGGAGCAGACCCGAACGCGGTCATAAACGGTGTTGCACCCAGGGTAATCGACCTCCTCGCTCCTGCAAACTTCAGGCCAACCCAGGAGGAGCAGCTGAGCAGCTACGACGCCAACGATATGAAACTCGCCACCGTCAAGGCCCTTCCGCTACTCAAGCAGGGAATAGTCGTGAACGACCCCGAGGGTGACGACCACGGACCGGGAACCTACACCTACCCCACCGACAAGGTCTTCGTTCCGGGGCACCTTGACCTGCTGAAGTTCAAGATGATCGAGGGAAGCGACGACTGGACGCTCGAGTTCTACTTCAAGGACCTCGGTGGCAACCCGTGGAACGCTCCCAACGGCTTCAGCCTCCAGATAATCGAGGTCTACCTCGACTACACCGACGGCGGTAACAGCTCGGCGATAAAGATGTTCCCCGATGGCCCGGGAAGCAACGTCCAGCTCGACCCCAGGCACCCCTGGGACGTGGCCCTGAGGATAGCGGGCTGGGACTACGGTAACCTCATCGTCCTGCCCAACGGAACCGTCTACCAGGGCGAAATGCAGATCTCAGCCGACCCGGTAAAGAACGCGATAGTCGTCAGGCTACCCAAGAAGTACCTGCCGGCCATAGGGGATTACGGCCTCTACGCCTCCGTGCTCGTTGGCTCCCAGGACGGCTACGGTCCTGACAAGTGGAGGCCGGTAGCGGTCGATGCGGAGCAGTGGAAGCTCGGCGGGGCGGACCCGAACGCGGTCATAAACGGCGTCGCACCGAGGGTGGTCGATGAGCTCGTCCCACCCGGCTTTGAGCCAACCCAGGAAGAGCAGTTAAGCTCCTACGACGCCGAGAACATGAAGCTCGCCACCGTGCTCATGATACCGCTCGTCGAGGGCACCGGCGGCGAGGAGCCGACCCCGACCGAGACACCGACCGAAACCACCACGACCACGAGCGAAACCTCGACGACCTCACCGAGCCAGACTACCACTACCACCACTACCACTCCGACCACCAGCAGCCCGAGCACCACCGCACCGACCACTACCACCGAAGGCGGTGGAGGAATCTGCGGTCCGGCCGCGTTAATAGCACTCGCCACGATACCGCTCCTCCTCAGAAGGAGGCGCTGACCCTTTCAAATTTTTGAGGTGATAAAATGGCCGAGGTAAAGCTCATCAACGTCTGGAAGCAGTTCGGGGAGTTCACCGCGGTAAGGGAGATGAACCTCGACGTCAAGGACGGGGAGTTCATGATCCTCCTCGGACCTAGCGGCTGCGGAAAGACCACCACGCTGAGGATGATAGCCGGCCTCGAGGAGCCGACGAGGGGGCAGATATACGTCGGGGACAGGCTCGTGGCCGACCCCGAGAAGGGAATCTTCGTTCCACCGAAGGACAGGGACATCGCAATGGTCTTCCAGAGCTACGCGCTGTACCCCCACATGACTGTCTACGATAACATAGCCTTCCCCCTCAAGCTCAGAAAGGTGCCGAAGCAGGAGATAGACCAGCGCGTCAGGGAAGTCGCGGAACTTCTCGGCCTGACGGAGCTCCTCAAGAGGAAGCCGAGGGAGCTGAGCGGTGGTCAGAGGCAGAGGGTTGCCCTGGGCAGGGCGATAGTGAGGAAGCCCCAGGTCTTCCTCATGGACGAGCCCCTGAGCAACCTGGACGCAAAGCTCAGGGTGAAGATGCGCGCCGAACTCAAGAGACTCCAGAGGCAGCTTGGAGTTACCACAATCTACGTCACCCACGATCAAGTTGAGGCCATGACCATGGGCGACAGGATAGCGGTCATAAACCAGGGCGTCCTCCAGCAGGTCGGAACGCCGGAGGAGGTCTACGACAGGCCCGCGAACACCTTCGTTGCCGGCTTCATAGGCTCGCCCCCGATGAACTTCATGGACGCGACGGTGACCGAGGACGGCTTCGCCGACTTCGGCGAGTTCAGGCTCAAGTTCCTCCCCGACCAGTTCGAGGTTCTCGAGGAGAGGAACCTCGTCGGGAGGGAAGTCATCTTCGGAATTCGCCCTGAGGACCTCTACGACGCGATGTTCGCCCAGGTCAAGATACCGGGGGAGAACATGGTTCGGGCCATGGTGGACATCATCGAGAACCTCGGAAGCGAGAAGATAGTCCACCTGAGCGTCGGCGACGTCACATTCCTGGGCTCCTTCCGCTCGGAGTCCAAAGTGACGGAAGGCCAGGAGATCGATGTCGTCTTCGACATGCGCAAGTCCCACGTCTTCGAGAAGGGGAGTGGGAAGGCAGTTTTCTGAAGCTTTTTAAACCTCCCCTCCCATTTTCTCCCATGCCCATAGAGGACTTCGCCGAGTTCCTAGCCAGGGAGATTCCAAGGGGGAAGGTAGTCGAGCTAGGGATAGGCTTCCAGTTCAAGGTCGCGCTCAAACTGAAAAGCCTGGGGTACGACGTTCTGGCCATCGACTGGAACCCCGAGTCTGTTGAACGGGCAAGGGAGCTGGGCATAGGGGCGGTGCGAGACGACCTGTTCAGCCCGAGGCTAGGGCTTTACAGAGAGGCCCGCGCGCTCTACTCAGTCAGGCCCACGCCGGAGATAGTGCGGCCCATTCTAAAGCTCGGCAGGACGCTAAGACTGCCGGTTTACATTTTGCCGCTGGCGGGAGATGCGATGCCCAGGGGAATGAGGCTGGTAAACCACCGCGGACTGGCGATATACGTTTATAACCCCCGCACCAAATAGTTCCGGTGGTGACATGAGGCTCTTCGGTACCGCTGGAATTAGGGGCACCCTCTGGGAAAAGGTCACTCCCGAGCTCGCGATGGACGTAGGAAAGGCGATGGGGACTTACATCGAGGGAGAGAGCATCGTGGTCGCGAGGGACGGGAGAACTTCAAGCGTGATGCTCAAGAACGCCCTCATCGCGGGGCTCCTCTCGACCGGGAAGGAGGTTCTCGACGCGGATTTAATCCCAACACCGGCCCTGGCCTGGGCGACGAGAGAGCACGGCGACGGCGGAGTTATGATAACGGCCAGCCACAACCCACCGACCGACAACGGGATAAAGGTCTTCAACGGCGATGGAACCGAGTTCTACGTCGAGCAGGAGGAGGAGCTTGAGGAGCTCGTTTTCTCAGGAAACTTCAGGAAGGCCAGGTGGGACGAGATAAAGACTGTGAAGCCCCTCGACGTCATAGATGACTACATCGGGGCCGTTCTCGACTTCGTGAACCACGGGACGGGCTTAAAGGTCCTCTACGACGGCGCCAACGGTGCCGGGAGCGTTCTGGCCCCTTACCTCCTGCGCGAGATGGGGGCGAAGGTCATAAGCGTGAACGCCCACGTGGACGGCCACTTCCCGGGAAGGAAGCCCGAGCCTCGCTACGAGAACATAGCCTACCTCGGAGAGCTCGTGAGGGAGCTGGGCGTTGATATTGCCATAGCGCAGGACGGCGACGCCGACAGGATAGCGGTGTTCGACGAGAGGGGCAACTACCTCAACGAGGACACCGTCATAGCGCTCTTCGCCAAGCTCTACACCGAGGAACACGGCGGCGGAACGGTTGTCGTTTCGATAGACACAGGCTCGAGGATAGACCACGTCGTCGAAAGGGCCGGCGGAAGGGTGGTGAGGATTCCCCTCGGCCAGCCCCACGACGGAATAAAGAAATACGGGGCCATCTTTGCCGCCGAACCCTGGAAGCTCGTCCACCCGAGGTTCGGCAACTGGATAGACAGCTTCGTGACAATGGGGCTTCTGCTCAAACTCATAGACGAGGAAGGGAAACCCCTGTCAGAGATAGTGAGGGAGAACGTTCCTGAGTTCTACCTCACCAAGAGGAACGTCCCCTGCCCGGACGAGCACAAGGGGGCAGTCATGGAGAGGGCGTACAGGGTTCTTGAGGAGAAGCTGGGAAGCGAGACCAGGGAAGTTCTGACTATTTCCGGCTTCCGCTTCAACCTGAGGGACGGCTCGTGGGTCCTAGTGAGGCCGAGCGGAACGGAGCCCAAGATTCGTGTTGTTGTCGAAGCTCCCAGTGAGAAGAGACGCGACGAGCTCTTTGAGCTGGCCTACGGAACCGTCAGAAAGGCCGTTGAAGATGTCATGAAGAAGGGCTGAGCCCCATTTTCCACTTTTAGACCATAACTCCGAGCAACCAGCCGGCCGTTCCAGCGAGGAATATTAATCCCAAATCCCGGACGAGAACCCAAGGTCCGGGCCTCTTTCCGGTTCCCATCAGGTAGAGCCAGTAGACAAGCAGAGGAACCAGGAGATCGAGTGACAGGCGGGATTCTCCAAAGAACAGATTGAGCATAAAGGAGAAAGCCGAAACGGAGGCGAGGGCCTTTCCGCCCATGGAACCACCTCAGATGAACCTCGCAGGCCTGAGAGTTCTAACCGCTATCTCGTTCTTCTCCACCATGACCCTGAATCCCTCCTTGGCCACGTAGGTCTTGACGCCGGTGACGGTTTCGATGTACTTGGCCTCCTTGTAGGGGTTGGCGAAGTGCATCTTCATTCCGATGTGGCTCATCACGAGGGCATCAGGTTTGTGCTCCATATTCTTGAGCATCTCAACCGCGTCGTCGGTACTGAGGTGGTACGGAATGCCCATGTCCCTTGGCCTGGTTATTGCCGCTATTATGAGCCTCGCGCCGTCGTGCCACTCCAGGAGTTCATCGAAGTACGCCGTGTCGGGGATATAGGATATGTCGCCGTACCTCGTCTTCATGCGAAAGCCGATGGTGGTAGGGTCCGAGTGCTGGGTCGGGGTTATGAGGAACTCCTCCTCACCTATCGCTATCCTGCTCCCCGGCTCGGGAATGTGTATGCTCTCGAGCACGTCCAGGTGGTACTTGCTCACCGCAGGCGTGTGGGTTTCATCGCCATGGATAACGCTCTTCGAGGCTATCAAAACACCCCTCTTCTTAAGCGCTCCGCCGGTCATGGCTTCTATCATTACCTCCACGTCGTTGCAGTGGTCCACGTGCCTGTGGGAGACGAAGATGACGTCGAGCTTCCTGGGGTCGAGCTTGTAGCGCCAGCTCCTCACCAGCGCGCCTGGCCCTGGATCAACGTAGACGTTCCTGCTCGCCCTTATGTGGAATCCCCCGGTGGAGCGGAACTGGGTTATCGTGATGAACCTCCCGCCCCCGCTCCCGAGGAACGTTATCTCTATCAATTCTCCACCCCCGGTTTCTTTTGCAGACGTAGAAGTGTCACCGCTTGGGTATATAAGGCATTGCCCACCGAGCCTGTGGACGTTTATATACATGACTGCCGTTTCATAGGACATCAATGTAACATGGGGTTAAGCAAGACCCTTCTAGGCAGAGATTGGTTGGAACATGTAGTAACATAATAGAGGGAAACCCAATATTTAATTCAAAAAAATCGGCAGTTACAAAACATTTTTAACGAACAATAACATCAATTACTACGCCCCCCATTGGAGGTGCAATCCATGGAGATGAAACCATACATACCACCTGAGAAGTCCCTGCCAGAGTACACGGTCAAGGCCTTTGTTTTGGGTGTTATTTTGTCGATAGTGATGGGCGCCGCCAACGCCTACCTAGGAATGTACGCCGGCATGACAGTCAGCGCCAGCATTCCGGCGGCGGTCATATCGATGGCAATACTCTTCGCCTTCAAGGACAGAAACATCTTGGAAAACAACATGGTGCAGACAGCAGCGTCCGCCGGTGAGTCGCTAGCGGCGGGAGTTATATTTACGTTTCCCGCCCTCGTCGTCCTGGGCTACTACACAACCTTCCCGTATTACATCGTTACTATAATAGCAGCGCTCGGCGGTTCCCTCGGTGCGCTCTTCACAATTGTGCTGAGGAGGGCGTTCATCGTCGAGGAAAAGCTCCCCTATCCAGAAGGAACGGCCTGTGCCGAGGTTCTCATAGCAGGGGACAAGGGCGGAAGCCACGCCAAGCCGATACTCTACGGTGGAATCTTCGGCGGTCTCTTCAAACTCTTCGGAAGCTCCGGCCTCTGGTCCGGAACCGTCGAAACCGCAAAGATGGTCGGTTCCCGCGTCTACTACTTCGGAAGCGACCTCTCTGCGGCACTCATAGCGGTTGGCTACATCGTTGGCCTCAACATAGCGTTCCTCGTCTTCCTCGGAGGCGCGATAGCCTGGTTCATAGCAATACCACTCTACGCCGGCCAGATGAACCACGGCGACATGAGCGCCCTCGACCTCGCCTGGACCATATGGAGCACCAAGATTCGCTACATGGGTGTCGGTGCAATGGTCGTCGGTGGCCTCTGGAGCCTCATCAAGCTCAGGAAACCGATAAAGAGGGGAATCAAGGCCGGCCTTGAGGTGGCAAAGAGGAAGCAGTCCGGAGAGGCCATACTCAGAACCGAGGAGGATCTCCCGCTCAACTACGTGCTGGTGCTCATAGCAGCCTTCGTGATACCGCTGTTCCTGCTGTACTTCCATATCATAGGCTCTATAGGAATCGCGGCAATAATGGCGGTGATACTCCTCATCGTCGGCTTCCTTGGAAGCTCAATAGCCGGCTACCTCGCGGGTGTCGTTGGTTCCTCCAACAACCCGGTCTCGGGAATCACCATCATGAGCCTGCTCTTCACAGCCTTTGTGCTCAAGGGCCTGGGCCTCAGCGGAATGGAGGGTATGGCGGCAACCATACTCGTGGCGGCGGTTATCTGCACGGCAGCTGCCATAGCCGGTGACACCATGCAGGATCTGGCCACGGGTTACATCGTTGGTGCAACTCCAAAGAGGCAGCAGATCTTTGAGATAGTCGGGACCTTCTTTGCCGCCCTCGTCATGGCACCTGTGCTCAACCTCCTCATACAGGCCTACGGTATAGCCGGAACGCCAACCGCCAAGGAGAACGCTCTGGCCGCCCCGCAGGCCTTCCTCATGGCCAAGGTCACCGAGGGTGTCTTCACCGGAAACCTTGAGTGGAACATGATATACATCGGCGCTGGGATAGCTGTGGCCCTCATAATTCTTGACGAGATCCTGGCAAGGAGGGGATCCAGGTTCAGAACTCCCGTTATGCCCGTTGCAGTCGGTATCTATCTGCCGCTCAGCCTTGGCGTTCCAATCTTCATCGGAGGTCTTGTCAGGCATTTCGTTGGTAAGGCTAGGGGCAGTAACGAGGAGAGCCCAACCGATCCAGGAGTCCTTGGTGCGGCCGGACTCATCGCCGGTGAAGCCCTCATGGGCATATTCTTTGCCGCCCTTATAGTAGCAGGTGTGGCGCCGAGCACTGGCTTCAGCAGCAACCTTCTCGGTATGATCCTCCTGGCAGGAATAGCGGTCTGGCTCTACATGACCGGCAGGAAGAAGTGATTTTCCTCTTTTCCCAGCCTTTAAATTTTGACAGCCGGAGGAATGGGCATGGAAGAGTACATGAACCTCGTGCCAGTGCGCAATGAGAAGGTCGAGCTCAGGAAGGTCGAAGGAAAGTACTATCTGATGGTACCAATGGAGTCCAAGCTGGACTTTCTGGCGAGGAAGCTCCACGGAGAGTACAGGAGGATAGAACTTGACGAGATGGGAGCCTATACGTGGGAGCTGTGCGATGGGAGGAGAACTGTCAAGGAAATAGGAAAGGCCCTGAAGGCGCGCTTTGGGGAGGAAGTTGAGCCCCTTTACGAGCGTCTGATGACGTTTCTTTTCGAGCTGAGGAAGAGGTACCTGATTGAGTTTAAAAACGGAAGTGAGCTAGTCAACGGTGGTGATCCAAATGGCCGAGCTTGAAAGAATCTCGGAGGAGATTGAAAAGCTCCAGGACGAGATGGTCGAGACGCTCGTCGAACTGATTAAGATCCCGGCCATAAGCCCGGACTACGGCTACGAGGGTGAATACGACAAGGCCCAGAAGCTTTTGGAGATAATCAAGGACTGGCCCTTCGACAAAGTTGAAGTCTACAACGCGCCGGACGAGAGGGCCAAGAACGGTGTCAGGCCGAGCATTTTAGCGTACTACTACGGTGAGAAGGGCGAGGAAGGCCCGAGGCTCTGGATCCTCACCCACATCGACGTTGTCCCGCCCGGAGATTTAAGCAAGTGGACGGTCACGGAGCCGTTCAAGCCGGTCGTCAAGGACGGCAAGGTCTACGGCAGGGGAAGCGAGGACAACGGGCAGAGCCTCGTGGCTTCACTTTACGCGGTCAGGGCCATGATGAACCTCGGGATAAGACCGAAGAGAACCGTCATTCTGGCCTTCGTCAGCGATGAAGAGACCGGAAGCAAGTACGGCGTCGAGTGGCTGATGAGGGAGCACCCGGAGCTGTTCCGCAAGGACGACCTCGTTCTCGTTCCGGACGGCGGGAACGAGGAGGGCACCTTCATCGAGGTGGCCGAGAAGAGCATTCTCTGGCTCAGGGTCAAGGTCAGGGGCAAGCAGGTTCACGCGAGCATGCCGGACAAAGGCCTGAACGCCCACCGCGTCGCCCTTGACTTCGCCTACCACCTCGACAGACTGCTCCACGAGAAGTACGGTGAGAGGGACGAACTCTTCGACCCTCCGGAGAGCACCTTCGAGCCGACGATGGTTCGCGGCCCGGCCGACAGCCCGAACATAGTGCCCGGCGAGCACGAGGTCGTCTTCGACTGCAGGATTCTGCCGAGGTACAGCATAGACGATATCCTTGCCGACGCCGAGAGGCTTGCCGGAGAGGTCAGGGAGAAGTACAGGCGGGAGTTCGATGGAAAAGTCCTGCCGGAGATAGAGTTCGAGGTTCTCCAGCGCATGGACGCCCCGGAGCCGACGGATCCGAACAGCGAGATAGTTCTCCTGCTCAAGGAGGCCATCAGGAGGCTCCGCGGAAAGGAGGCGAAGGTCGGCGGAATAGGTGGCGGAACCTTCGCGGCCTACTTCAGGAAGCTCGGAATCCCGGCGGTTGTGTGGGCAACGCTCGACGAGACCGCCCACCAGCCCAACGAGTACGCCCGGATAAAGAACATGGTCGAAGATGCGAAGGTCATGGCGGCTTTAGCACTCCTGTGAGCGAAAGCCTTTTTTTCCTCACCCCCATCTTTCACCATGCCAACCTGGAAGGACGGAAAGCTCGGATTGCCGATAAAAGATGCCCTGAAGCTCTTTCCGGAGCTGGGAAAGTACATTGACGAGCGCGGAAGGCTCGACTTCTCAAACAGAAAAGCCAGAATACTTTACAACCAAGCGATAGCGAAGGCCCTTTTCGGGCTGGACATAGAGTACCACCCGCACGGGCTGGTAACTACTCCCGTTTCGCGCTACCTCTTCCTGAAGACCTTCCTCGGGGGCGGTGAGAGGGTTCTGGAGATAGGGACGGGGCATACTGCACTGATGGCACTCATGTCGGCGAAGCTCTTCAACTGCGACGTCACAGCGACTGAGATTGATGAGGAGTTCTTCGAGTACGCGAGGAGGAACATCAAGCGGAACAGAGCTAGAGTTAAGCTCATCAGGAGCAACAGCGGGATAATTCGAGGTGTGATCCCGGAGGGAGAGCTTTTCGAAGTCATCTTTTCTGCACCTCCCTACTACGAGGGGCCGACAAAGGGCGTTCTGACCGAGCTTGAAGGCGTCGGTGGAGGGAAACACGGCGAGGGCTTTTCAGTGAGGCTCATCGAGGAGGCGCTGGACTATTTGAAGCCGGGCGGAAGGGTAGCCCTCTTCCTTCCCGACAAGG
This Thermococcus cleftensis DNA region includes the following protein-coding sequences:
- a CDS encoding RlmF-related methyltransferase; translation: MPTWKDGKLGLPIKDALKLFPELGKYIDERGRLDFSNRKARILYNQAIAKALFGLDIEYHPHGLVTTPVSRYLFLKTFLGGGERVLEIGTGHTALMALMSAKLFNCDVTATEIDEEFFEYARRNIKRNRARVKLIRSNSGIIRGVIPEGELFEVIFSAPPYYEGPTKGVLTELEGVGGGKHGEGFSVRLIEEALDYLKPGGRVALFLPDKGPLIEAVEEKGKELGYSVRDVRFKAGTRWRHSLILKA